Below is a genomic region from Pseudarthrobacter sulfonivorans.
CCTCAATGAGGAACTGGAGGGCGGAGAGCAGATCTCAAACACCCTTGTAGCGCTCGGACCACAAGGCGACGTAGTCGCGGTGTATCGGAAACTGCATCTTTACGATGCCTTCGGCTACAAAGAATCTGATCTCGTGCGGCCTGGCGCGGTGGAAGAGCCAGAAACCTTCGAGGTTGATGGCTTCAGCTTCGGGATGCAGACGTGCTACGACCTTCGGTTCCCCGAGGTGACCCGGAGAATCGTAGACGCCGGCGCCCATGTTCTGCTTCTTCCCGCCGAGTGGGTGCCAGGTCCTCTTAAGGAAGATCACTGGACCACGCTGCTGCGTGCCAGAGCTATTGAAAACACTATCTACGTGGCAGCCGCCGATCAGTGCGCCCCCACCGGCGCAGGCAACAGCATGATCGTTGATCCCATGGGCGTCGTCCTGGCTTCATTGGGTGAGCAGACAGCCGTCGCCGTCGCAGACATCTCGGAGGAACGCCTGCGGGAAGTACGGCTGAAGAACCCAGCACTGGAACTTCGACGATTCAAAGTCGCAGCCAGCGACTGACACTCCTCGCCGTCGTCGCCCCCGTTTTCCAGCACCTTCGACACGGCCAAGTCCATCCCAACCGGAGCGAGTCCGGTTTCGAAAACCCCAAGTACATCCGGAGGCATACATTGTTTGGAAATAAGTTCGCACGGCCGGCAATGGCCGGCCATGAAACCCGCCGCCTCTCAAAGGTAGCTAGTCTGACCGCGTTGGCAGCAGCCAGCGTGCTGGCGTTGAGCGCATGCGCGGGTGGCGGCGGCACGGAGAGTAGTGGTGCGGGAACGGAATCGCTGCGGTTCGGCATCTCGAACGAACCCGCCAACCTGATCACGGGAGTCGACCAAGGCACCGTCGGCAACACCATGATGACTCTCATCCACCGCGGCCTTATGTCCTATGACAAGGAAGGCAAAGTGATTGCAGGTCTCGCCGAGTCAGTGGAAATGACCGATCCCATTACCTACACATTCAAACTCCGTCCCAATTTG
It encodes:
- a CDS encoding carbon-nitrogen hydrolase family protein, giving the protein MVSIAVAQFAPGLDKLQNEKTIVELVREAAQLGARLVVLPEYAMFTAPSMDRSFLETAETLSGPFVTNLATLARELDIFVVAGLNEELEGGEQISNTLVALGPQGDVVAVYRKLHLYDAFGYKESDLVRPGAVEEPETFEVDGFSFGMQTCYDLRFPEVTRRIVDAGAHVLLLPAEWVPGPLKEDHWTTLLRARAIENTIYVAAADQCAPTGAGNSMIVDPMGVVLASLGEQTAVAVADISEERLREVRLKNPALELRRFKVAASD